The following coding sequences lie in one Candidatus Neptunochlamydia sp. REUL1 genomic window:
- the xerD gene encoding site-specific tyrosine recombinase XerD, translated as MNWEPRIHDFLSYIASEKGLSVNTVQAYERDIRRFAGGLDGEAAEEGIVNHMSSLKEKGYASSSIYRTLMALRVFFRFLKREGYVKKDPTALLESPKMWQLIPEVLTSEEVERLLGAPGDGEEEMRDKAVLETLYATGIRVSELCNLDIHDVGENTVRVLGKGGKERIVPIGEEAIAAIDAYLGNYRHDKGDHRPLFLSKRGKRMSRVTVWEKVKFYARKVGIEKEISPHTLRHSFATHLLDRGADLRVIQEMLGHADIGTTDRYTHLSKKRLFDAFDTFHPRL; from the coding sequence ATGAACTGGGAACCACGAATTCACGATTTTTTATCTTATATTGCTTCTGAAAAGGGGCTCTCTGTAAATACGGTTCAGGCGTACGAAAGAGATATTCGTCGTTTTGCAGGAGGTCTAGATGGGGAGGCAGCAGAGGAGGGAATCGTGAATCACATGAGCTCTCTAAAGGAGAAGGGGTATGCGAGTAGCTCAATCTATCGGACGCTGATGGCACTCCGTGTTTTTTTTCGTTTTTTGAAGAGAGAAGGATATGTTAAAAAAGATCCGACAGCTCTTTTGGAGTCACCAAAGATGTGGCAATTGATTCCCGAGGTGCTCACCAGCGAAGAGGTTGAAAGACTGTTAGGAGCTCCTGGAGATGGAGAGGAGGAAATGCGCGATAAGGCGGTGCTCGAGACTTTGTACGCAACGGGAATTCGGGTGTCTGAACTGTGCAATTTGGATATTCATGATGTGGGGGAAAATACGGTCCGAGTCCTTGGAAAAGGAGGGAAAGAACGCATTGTTCCTATTGGAGAGGAAGCAATTGCTGCGATTGACGCGTATCTTGGGAACTACCGTCATGATAAGGGAGACCATCGCCCTCTTTTTCTGTCTAAAAGGGGAAAGCGTATGAGTCGGGTGACTGTTTGGGAAAAGGTAAAGTTTTATGCGCGCAAAGTAGGGATCGAAAAAGAAATTTCTCCTCATACTTTGCGCCATTCATTTGCAACGCATCTTTTAGACCGTGGGGCGGACCTTCGGGTGATTCAGGAAATGCTTGGCCATGCCGATATCGGAACGACTGATCGCTACACCCATCTTTCAAAAAAGCGTCTTTTTGATGCATTCGATACATTTCATCCTCGCCTGTAA
- a CDS encoding transposase yields MLRESITNEIWGGIAPLLPAPKGRHGNDDRRFLQAVYWVLRTGAPLRDLPSEFGLWKTVYNRYSRWVKKGHLEKILDFF; encoded by the coding sequence ATGTTAAGAGAATCAATTACTAATGAGATTTGGGGGGGAATCGCCCCTTTATTACCAGCTCCAAAAGGAAGGCATGGGAATGATGACAGACGGTTTTTACAAGCTGTTTATTGGGTATTAAGAACAGGAGCTCCTTTGAGGGATTTGCCTTCAGAGTTTGGTTTGTGGAAGACGGTATATAACCGTTATAGCCGATGGGTCAAGAAAGGACACCTAGAGAAAATTTTAGATTTTTTTTAA
- a CDS encoding Lpg1974 family pore-forming outer membrane protein: MKKSLIVLLAGVVVAPAFGAPHVEPAPFPRPLQKEISVDAQPLVRNCVAEPYLVADFIYWKVREDGLDYAQKGVGSAVNPVTSKGNLYEPDFSFEPGFRVGLGLNLAHDGWDLLLRYAWMKTHVIDTASVDPALERLEPLWTHASDSFLTGGLSRARSDWNLHTSVLDFEWGRNYYISPFLTLRPFFGLKGFWQNQDDQLNYAGFVDPARTIFGESQVHLDQDSWGFGIRFGTNTAWYFSHHWSVFADLALTAAWTKFDLERRDRVIIGATNTDSVVVHLDYDRYAMTPIMELGVGLRWEIWFNNDSYHALIQAGWEEQLWWSFNRLYWIGAPYAAEGNLQYQGLTMKFQFDF, encoded by the coding sequence ATGAAAAAATCTTTGATTGTTCTCTTAGCTGGGGTGGTAGTTGCTCCTGCGTTTGGGGCACCTCATGTTGAGCCTGCTCCTTTTCCTCGTCCTCTTCAGAAAGAAATCTCAGTGGACGCGCAGCCTTTGGTTCGAAATTGTGTTGCAGAACCCTATTTAGTGGCTGATTTTATTTACTGGAAAGTCCGAGAGGATGGTTTAGATTATGCGCAGAAGGGAGTAGGTAGTGCTGTAAATCCTGTGACATCTAAAGGAAATCTTTACGAACCTGATTTCTCTTTTGAGCCAGGGTTTCGTGTAGGGCTTGGCCTTAATCTGGCACATGATGGCTGGGATCTTTTGCTTCGTTATGCATGGATGAAGACGCACGTGATAGATACTGCGAGTGTTGATCCAGCACTTGAAAGGCTGGAACCTCTATGGACGCATGCTTCTGATAGTTTTCTAACTGGTGGGCTTTCGCGTGCGCGCTCTGATTGGAATCTTCACACCAGTGTCTTGGATTTTGAATGGGGAAGAAACTACTACATCAGCCCTTTTTTGACGCTTCGTCCCTTTTTTGGACTAAAGGGCTTTTGGCAAAATCAAGACGATCAATTGAATTATGCAGGCTTTGTGGATCCTGCGCGAACCATCTTTGGAGAGAGTCAAGTTCATTTAGATCAAGATTCATGGGGGTTTGGAATCCGATTTGGAACGAATACCGCTTGGTATTTTTCCCATCATTGGAGTGTTTTTGCGGATCTAGCCTTGACAGCAGCATGGACGAAGTTTGACTTAGAACGGCGCGATCGCGTGATTATTGGTGCAACGAATACAGATAGTGTCGTTGTCCATCTGGATTATGATCGCTACGCCATGACTCCCATAATGGAGCTAGGTGTTGGACTCCGGTGGGAAATATGGTTTAATAATGACAGTTATCATGCATTGATCCAAGCGGGTTGGGAAGAGCAACTATGGTGGAGCTTTAATCGTTTATATTGGATCGGTGCTCCTTATGCTGCAGAGGGAAATCTTCAATACCAGGGTCTAACCATGAAATTTCAGTTTGATTTTTAG
- a CDS encoding adenylate kinase family protein → MNERILPQIEEKFQSVLIFGPPGAGKGTMGKFLSSAGNHFHLSSGDVFRGLSPESPAGKLYHSFAGKGQLLPDDVTIEIWHHYVMGLIATNRYFPKDQLLLLDGIPRTVKQVEILQRYIAVKKIILLESKHPDTLIQRIQRRALIEKRPDDRDAEVLKKRMEIYEKETFPVLDHYDEKLIICFDAEQKPLEVLRDILVSLCDTLS, encoded by the coding sequence ATGAACGAAAGAATTCTTCCTCAAATTGAGGAAAAATTTCAGTCTGTGCTCATTTTTGGTCCTCCGGGAGCTGGAAAGGGGACAATGGGGAAGTTTCTGAGCAGTGCGGGGAACCATTTCCACCTCTCTTCTGGGGACGTTTTCAGGGGCCTTTCACCAGAATCTCCGGCAGGGAAGCTCTATCACAGCTTTGCAGGGAAGGGGCAACTTCTCCCAGATGATGTGACGATTGAGATTTGGCATCATTACGTGATGGGGCTGATTGCGACAAATCGATATTTCCCTAAAGATCAACTTTTGCTTCTAGATGGAATTCCAAGGACGGTTAAGCAGGTCGAAATCCTGCAGCGGTATATCGCTGTGAAGAAGATTATCCTCTTGGAGTCGAAGCATCCTGATACTTTGATTCAGAGGATTCAACGAAGGGCTTTGATCGAAAAAAGACCTGATGATCGGGATGCCGAAGTGCTCAAGAAGCGGATGGAAATTTACGAAAAAGAGACGTTTCCTGTTTTAGATCACTATGATGAAAAGCTGATCATATGCTTTGATGCGGAGCAAAAACCTCTTGAGGTCTTAAGAGACATTCTCGTCTCATTATGTGACACTTTATCCTAG
- a CDS encoding 2Fe-2S iron-sulfur cluster-binding protein: MAKLILNDDEVEIEDGSPLKDPCEEAGVPFACTEGVCGTCVIEVKEGNKNLSELTQEELDFLGETDEERLACQCTIKQGTVKIDY, translated from the coding sequence ATGGCTAAGCTGATTCTAAATGATGATGAAGTGGAGATCGAAGATGGCTCTCCTCTAAAGGACCCCTGCGAGGAAGCAGGCGTTCCCTTTGCCTGCACAGAAGGGGTTTGTGGGACATGTGTGATTGAAGTAAAAGAAGGGAATAAAAACCTTTCTGAGCTCACTCAAGAGGAGCTTGATTTCTTAGGGGAGACCGATGAAGAACGTCTCGCCTGTCAATGCACGATTAAACAAGGGACTGTTAAAATTGACTACTAA
- the recF gene encoding DNA replication/repair protein RecF (All proteins in this family for which functions are known are DNA-binding proteins that assist the filamentation of RecA onto DNA for the initiation of recombination or recombinational repair.), whose product MEVTRLILRNFRNYQEAELPLSEGLNLIQGKNGAGKTSLLEALYLLSTGRSFLTTHLTDLIRSGADHFFVEAHFIRDSVEQSLGIGFDGKNRRVHYNATQFQSFSHVLGILPSVLYSPKDSALISGSPQERRRFLNIQLAQTDPLYVHHLMRYHKAMKHRNALLKIKSEQAIESWEQMMSDSARYLMYRRKQLINALRPKVETYAHFLSGDQDIFDLHYEPSISLKKQDQIEALYRKQRPKELIIGSTLIGPHRDDLHIIYNKREAKSFASEGQKRTCIAALKMAEWDELKMQTEVTPLFSIDDFGVHLDPTRTKILQEKLSSFGQVLLTSPAEDEKGTLHIKKGKLLQKTP is encoded by the coding sequence ATGGAGGTAACAAGGCTCATCTTACGCAATTTTCGAAATTACCAAGAGGCTGAGCTGCCCCTATCTGAGGGGCTAAATCTTATTCAGGGAAAAAATGGAGCAGGAAAAACGAGTCTCTTAGAAGCTCTCTATCTTCTTAGTACCGGTCGCTCGTTTTTAACGACCCACCTTACCGATCTTATTCGAAGTGGAGCAGACCATTTTTTTGTTGAGGCCCATTTTATCCGCGACAGCGTCGAGCAAAGCCTCGGGATCGGTTTCGATGGGAAAAACCGTAGGGTCCATTATAATGCAACGCAATTCCAAAGCTTTTCTCATGTTCTAGGGATTCTTCCCTCTGTTCTCTACTCGCCTAAAGACAGTGCTTTGATCTCAGGTTCCCCTCAAGAGAGACGACGCTTTCTTAACATTCAACTTGCCCAGACCGATCCCCTCTATGTCCACCATTTAATGCGATACCACAAAGCGATGAAACATAGAAATGCTCTTCTAAAAATCAAGTCGGAACAAGCAATTGAAAGCTGGGAACAGATGATGTCCGATTCGGCCCGGTACCTCATGTATAGGCGCAAACAATTGATTAACGCTCTTCGACCTAAAGTAGAAACCTACGCTCACTTTCTTTCTGGAGATCAAGATATTTTTGATCTCCATTATGAGCCTTCAATTTCCTTAAAGAAACAGGATCAAATTGAAGCTCTCTATCGGAAGCAGCGACCTAAAGAGCTCATCATCGGAAGCACTTTGATTGGTCCCCACCGTGATGATCTTCATATTATCTATAACAAACGTGAGGCAAAATCCTTTGCAAGTGAAGGCCAGAAACGAACCTGTATTGCTGCTCTTAAAATGGCAGAGTGGGATGAGCTAAAGATGCAGACTGAAGTTACCCCTCTGTTCTCAATCGATGACTTTGGGGTCCACCTTGATCCCACTCGAACAAAAATTCTCCAAGAAAAACTCTCTTCTTTTGGGCAGGTTCTTCTTACATCCCCAGCAGAGGATGAAAAGGGCACACTCCATATCAAAAAGGGGAAATTGCTGCAAAAAACCCCATAA
- a CDS encoding iron-sulfur cluster assembly accessory protein, with amino-acid sequence MTTKDPITRDMTIDSILGKHPQKSQRIAQELSNAGLQCVGCQASTWETLEVGMLGHGYSEDEIESLLKKLNGVIEEKSDPTTISMTERAAEKFKAILSADKKEGWALRFADKPGGCGGFEYVLDFSENPTDDDEIFNSQGVKIFVNRKMLQRLLGCEIDYLEGLMGSGFKVTNPNVKGSCSCGSSQSY; translated from the coding sequence TTGACTACTAAAGACCCAATTACACGAGATATGACGATTGACTCGATTTTGGGAAAGCACCCCCAAAAGAGCCAGAGAATCGCTCAGGAGCTTTCAAATGCGGGATTGCAGTGCGTTGGGTGCCAAGCTTCAACTTGGGAGACCCTCGAAGTTGGAATGCTTGGGCACGGCTACTCTGAGGATGAAATTGAGAGTCTATTAAAGAAGCTCAATGGGGTGATTGAGGAAAAAAGTGATCCGACAACAATCTCTATGACCGAGAGGGCTGCTGAAAAGTTTAAGGCGATTTTATCTGCCGATAAAAAAGAGGGTTGGGCTCTCCGCTTTGCCGATAAGCCTGGTGGATGCGGTGGTTTCGAATATGTTCTTGATTTTTCTGAAAACCCAACAGATGACGATGAAATCTTTAATTCTCAAGGGGTTAAGATTTTTGTGAATCGAAAGATGCTTCAACGGCTGCTTGGATGTGAGATTGATTATTTGGAAGGTCTGATGGGATCAGGCTTTAAGGTAACAAATCCTAATGTAAAAGGGTCTTGCTCCTGCGGAAGTTCACAGAGTTATTAA